In Rhodamnia argentea isolate NSW1041297 chromosome 11, ASM2092103v1, whole genome shotgun sequence, one genomic interval encodes:
- the LOC115742108 gene encoding suppressor of RPS4-RLD 1 isoform X2 — protein MAAAVSERVELAKLCTSRDWSKAIRVLDSLLDRSCTIQDICNRAFCYSQLELHKHVVKDCDRALQLDPALLQAYILKGRALSALGRKGDAVLAWEKGYEHAVNQSADLKQLLELEVLLTNAKQDKTEASENHADSTSTVSVLDSVSRVNGESNEISQNQKSLRDALKNSSRSNGTSDASCKPNRSLDLPSCFSSEAKRKEKLDCKINGSLHVLDDSESESKSCETSLTGSESSIICTKPSDMAETSSKLSNKVVAQSEMSNGVTHNEVTDDTRKNKKACVTKLSKNRSISVDFRLSRGIAQVNEGKYAQAVSIFDQILRENPNYPEALIGRGTAYAFQRELDAAITDFSKAIEANPSAGEAWKRRGQARAALGESDKAIADLTKALEFERNSADVLHERGIVNFKFKDFEAAVVDLSSCVKLDKDNKSAYTYLGLALFSVGEYQRAEEAHLKAIQLDRNFLEAWAHLTQFYHELAKPMKASECLVQVMQIDKMYAKAYHLRGLLLHGMGEHRKAIKELSAGLSIEFPNVECLYLRGSCYHAIGEYGDAVKDYDAALDLELDSMEKFVLQCLAFYQKEIALYTASKANSEFSWFDIDGDIDPLFKEYWCKRLHPKNVCEKVYRQPRLRDSLKKGKLRRQDFTVTKQKTVLLLAADSIGKKIQYDCPGFLPNRRQHRMAGLAAIEIAQKVSKAWRALRAELKGATVKSTKRAGRRERISLPSQNRGGDCCSTSSSVETSSSYGTTEERLSGRPKLSWQDVYSLAVKWRQISEPCDPIVWINKLSEEFNAGFGSHTPMILGQAKVVRYFPNYERTLNIVKAVMKERSYVHSKSDCLIDLTKDGKLEDALGINFALGCYMSRE, from the exons atGGCCGCGGCGGTGTCCGAGCGAGTCGAGCTCGCCAAGCTCTGCACCTCTCGCGATTGGTCCAAGGCAATCCGAGTCCTCGACTCGCTTCTGGATCGGTCGTGCACTATCCAAGACATCTG CAATCGAGCTTTCTGCTACAGTCAATTGGAGCTGCACAAGCATGTGGTGAAGGACTGCGACCGCGCGCTTCAGCTGGACCCTGCGCTTCTTCAGGCTTATATTCTGAAAG GTCGGGCATTATCTGCTCTGGGAAGGAAAGGGGATGCTGTTTTGGCTTGGGAGAAAGGGTATGAACATGCTGTAAATCAGTCTGCCGATCTGAAGCAGTTGCTAGAGTTGGAAGTGCTTTTGACTAATGCAAAACAAGATAAAACTGAGGCATCGGAGAACCATGCAGACTCCACCTCTACTGTGTCTGTACTGGATTCTGTATCTCGAGTCAATGGGGAATCGAATGAAATTAGTCAGAATCAGAAGAGTTTGAGAGATGCATTAAAAAATTCCAGCAGATCGAATGGTACATCGGATGCTTCTTGCAAGCCCAATCGGAGTTTGGACTTACCAAGTTGTTTTAGTAGTGAAGCCAAACGGAAAGAGAAGCTCGACTGCAAAATAAATGGAAGCCTTCATGTTCTTGATGATTCCGAATCTGAGTCCAAATCATGCGAGACATCCTTAACTGGCAGTGAATCATCTATAATTTGTACTAAGCCAAGTGATATGGCTGAAACCTCTAGCAAATTGAGCAATAAGGTTGTTGCTCAAAGTGAAATGAGTAATGGAGTTACTCATAATGAAGTCACTGATGACaccaggaaaaataaaaaggcctGCGTCACTAAGCTTTCCAAGAACCGATCGATAAGTGTAGATTTTCGTTTGTCCAGGGGGATAGCACAG GTCAATGAGGGAAAATATGCCCAGGCTGTATCCATTTTTGATCAG ATATTGAGGGAGAATCCTAATTACCCTGAGGCTTTGATTGGAAGAGGGACAGCCTATGCCTTCCAACGTGAACTTGATGCAGCCATAACAGATTTTTCGAAG GCCATTGAGGCAAACCCATCAGCTGGGGAGGCATGGAAGCGAAGAGGGCAAGCAAGAGCAGCTTTAGGGGAATCAGATAAG GCTATTGCGGATTTGACAAAAGCCTTAGAATTCGAGCGGAACTCAGCTGATGTTCTACATGAAAGAG GAATTGTCAATTTCAAGTTCAAGGATTTTGAAGCTGCGGTTGTGGATTTATCTTCCTGCGTTAAGCTCGATAAAGATAACAAATCTGCATATACATATTTG GGTTTGGCGTTGTTTTCGGTTGGTGAATATCAAAGGGCTGAAGAAGCACATTTGAAAGCTATCCAGCTTGATCGAAACTTCCTTGAAGCATGGGCTCATCTGACACAG TTCTATCATGAGTTAGCGAAGCCCATGAAGGCATCGGAGTGCCTCGTGCAAGttatgcaaattgataagat GTATGCCAAAGCCTATCACCTGCGAGGTCTACTTTTGCATGGTATGGGGGAGCACAG GAAGGCCATTAAGGAGTTATCTGCTGGGTTGAGCATTGAATTCCCGAACGTCGAGTGTCTATACTTAAGAGGTTCCTGCTATCATGCAATTGGAGAATACGGAGATGCG GTTAAGGATTATGATGCTGCGCTAGACTTGGAACTGGATTCTATGGAAAAATTTGTGCTTCAGTGTCTGGCCTTCTATCAG AAGGAAATTGCTTTGTACACAGCTTCTAAAGCTAACAGTGAGTTTTCCTGGTTTGACATCGATGGAGATATTGATCCACTCTTCAAG GAGTACTGGTGCAAGAGACTGCACCCGAAGAATGTATGCGAAAAGGTTTATAGGCAACCTAGACTTCGTGATTCTCTGAAAAAGGGAAAGCTCAGGAGGCAGGATTTCACAGTTACAAAGCAGAAGACTGTTCTTCTACTGGCAGCTGATTCAATTGGAAAGAAAATTCAATATGATTGCCCTGGCTTTTTACCCAACAGGCGGCAG CATCGTATGGCAGGATTAGCTGCAATAGAAATTGCACAGAAAGTTTCAAAGGCTTGGCGAGCTTTACGTGCTGAATTGAAAGGTGCAACAGTTAAATCTACTAAGAGAgcaggaagaagagagaggattAGTCTGCCCAGTCAGAATAGAGGTGGGGATTGTTGCAGCACAAGCAGTTCTGTAGAAACATCATCCTCATATGGTACCACTGAAGAAAGATTATCTGGTCGTCCTAAGTTATCGTGGCAAGATGTTTACTCTTTAGCTGTCAAATGGCGTCAGATATCTGAACCTTGTGACCCTATTGTGTGGATTAACAAGTTGAG TGAAGAGTTCAATGCTGGATTTGGGTCACATACACCAATGATTCTTGGACAAGCGAAAGTTGTTCGCTATTTCCCCAATTACGAGAG AACACTGAACATTGTGAAGGCAGTGATGAAGGAAAGGTCTTACGTGCACAGCAAATCAGATTGCCTTattgacctaaccaaggatGGGAAATTGGAAGAT